From one Caminicella sporogenes DSM 14501 genomic stretch:
- a CDS encoding DUF2905 domain-containing protein gives MESIGRMIISLGILLIIIGGVITLGGKLGLGRLPGDIYIKKGNFTFYFPLLTSIIISIVLTFLSNLIFRR, from the coding sequence ATGGAATCTATTGGAAGAATGATTATATCGTTAGGGATATTACTTATCATTATAGGAGGAGTAATTACTTTAGGTGGGAAATTGGGATTAGGACGTCTTCCAGGCGATATTTATATAAAAAAGGGCAATTTTACTTTTTATTTTCCTCTATTAACTAGTATTATTATAAGTATAGTTTTAACTTTCTTATCAAATTTAATATTTAGAAGATAA
- the ruvB gene encoding Holliday junction branch migration DNA helicase RuvB: MNKNLNNNRIVTPNLKSDDIEIEGSLRPKYLSDYIGQDKVKNRLKIFIDAAKMRKESLDHVLLYGPPGLGKTTLSNIIANEMGVNIKVTSGPAIERPGDLAAILTNLSENDVLFIDEIHRLSRNVEEVLYPAMEDFALDIIIGKGPSAKSVRIDLPKFTLVGATTRAGLLTSPLRDRFGVICKLDLYNIEDLKTIVIRSARILNVPISEKAAVEIAKRSRGTPRIVNRLLKRVRDYAQVVGNGEIDIDIAKKALNMLEVDNLGLDSVDRKILNTIIEKFDGGPVGLDTLAASTGEEKNTIEDVYEPYLLQLGFLKRTPRGRVLTRKAYEHMGIDFNKEDEVTLWNLLEE; this comes from the coding sequence ATGAATAAAAATTTGAATAATAATAGAATTGTAACTCCGAATTTAAAATCTGATGATATTGAGATAGAAGGAAGTTTAAGACCTAAATATTTGAGTGATTATATAGGGCAGGATAAAGTAAAAAATAGACTCAAAATATTTATAGATGCAGCAAAAATGAGAAAAGAGTCATTAGACCATGTTTTATTGTATGGGCCACCCGGACTTGGAAAGACGACTTTATCAAATATCATAGCAAATGAAATGGGGGTAAATATAAAAGTTACATCTGGACCAGCAATAGAAAGACCAGGCGATTTGGCTGCCATATTAACTAATTTATCGGAAAACGATGTTTTGTTTATAGATGAAATTCATAGATTGAGTAGAAATGTAGAAGAAGTTCTTTATCCTGCGATGGAAGATTTTGCTTTAGATATTATCATTGGAAAAGGTCCAAGTGCTAAATCTGTAAGAATAGATTTGCCTAAGTTTACACTTGTTGGAGCTACTACTAGAGCAGGGCTTTTGACTTCGCCATTAAGGGATAGATTTGGAGTAATATGTAAACTTGATTTGTATAATATAGAAGATTTAAAAACTATAGTCATAAGGTCAGCAAGGATTTTAAATGTTCCCATATCAGAAAAAGCAGCGGTAGAAATTGCAAAGAGAAGCAGGGGAACACCTAGAATAGTAAATAGATTATTAAAAAGAGTTAGAGATTATGCTCAAGTAGTTGGAAATGGTGAAATTGATATAGATATAGCTAAAAAAGCGTTAAACATGTTGGAAGTTGACAATTTAGGACTGGATAGCGTCGATAGAAAGATATTAAATACAATAATTGAAAAATTTGACGGAGGGCCTGTGGGATTAGATACTTTGGCAGCTTCAACTGGCGAGGAAAAAAATACTATAGAAGATGTATATGAGCCTTATCTGCTTCAATTAGGCTTTTTAAAGAGAACTCCTAGAGGGAGGGTACTGACTAGGAAAGCTTATGAACATATGGGAATAGATTTTAATAAAGAAGATGAGGTGACTTTATGGAATCTATTGGAAGAATGA
- the ruvA gene encoding Holliday junction branch migration protein RuvA, translating into MIDYIKGKVSHFGEDYIVVENNGIGYKIYTSNYTMMNLHEKKENVIIYTQMIVREDDISLCGFFDRKELKVFDLLKTVKGIGTKVALGILSTLPYTELINILVIGDESRLTKVPGIGKKTAQRIILELKDKVGKVNEFKDIDFTNKNVLYVQENKDNNELLEALMSLGYSRGEVQSIIRKIDNNLSLEDGIKEALKLLVK; encoded by the coding sequence TTGATAGATTACATAAAGGGAAAAGTCAGTCATTTTGGAGAAGATTATATAGTTGTAGAAAATAATGGTATAGGTTATAAAATTTATACTTCAAACTATACAATGATGAATTTACATGAAAAAAAAGAAAATGTTATAATATATACTCAGATGATAGTTAGAGAAGATGATATTAGTTTGTGTGGATTTTTTGATAGAAAAGAGTTGAAAGTTTTTGACTTATTAAAAACAGTTAAAGGAATAGGTACTAAGGTTGCACTTGGAATATTATCAACTTTGCCATATACTGAATTGATTAATATTTTAGTTATCGGTGATGAAAGTAGATTGACAAAAGTTCCTGGTATAGGAAAAAAGACTGCTCAAAGAATAATTTTGGAGTTAAAAGATAAAGTAGGGAAGGTAAATGAGTTTAAAGATATAGATTTTACTAATAAAAATGTTCTATATGTGCAGGAAAATAAAGATAATAATGAATTATTAGAAGCTTTAATGAGTTTAGGATATAGTAGAGGAGAGGTTCAGAGCATAATAAGAAAAATAGATAACAATTTATCTTTAGAAGATGGAATTAAAGAGGCGTTAAAGCTTCTAGTCAAATAG
- a CDS encoding BofC C-terminal domain-containing protein yields the protein MYYNSYKKRRKRRIVSFFSVILLLSVLTYGYFSKNNKKADEIPYISKGEENKSIEKIKNIEKTDKNDKNDGGVEIVSEKILEDNLTNEENQDDLRKKELVNKDTEIIFNILYKKTGEIVKDKVKVPITLVGMTLREFQDYIEKNYSDWKIKNISTNFVTLFKEKDGYIPNYYLIQNKDGYITIYKINEFGEKVLYQKTEIPLSVLSEVDKHKLEKGILVKSLDEVMSIIEDYSS from the coding sequence ATGTATTATAATAGTTATAAAAAAAGAAGGAAAAGAAGAATAGTTAGTTTTTTTAGTGTGATTTTATTGCTTTCAGTTCTTACGTATGGATATTTTTCGAAAAATAATAAAAAAGCTGATGAAATACCTTATATAAGTAAAGGTGAAGAAAATAAGTCGATAGAAAAAATTAAAAATATAGAAAAAACGGACAAAAATGATAAAAACGATGGAGGTGTAGAAATAGTTAGTGAAAAAATACTTGAAGATAATTTGACAAATGAAGAAAATCAAGATGATTTGAGAAAAAAGGAGTTAGTAAATAAAGATACCGAAATAATATTTAACATATTGTATAAAAAGACAGGAGAGATAGTGAAAGACAAAGTTAAAGTGCCTATTACACTTGTTGGTATGACTTTAAGAGAATTTCAAGACTATATCGAAAAAAATTATTCTGATTGGAAAATAAAAAATATTTCTACCAATTTTGTAACTTTGTTCAAAGAAAAAGATGGATATATTCCAAATTATTATTTAATTCAAAACAAAGATGGATACATAACGATTTATAAAATAAATGAATTTGGTGAAAAAGTACTTTATCAAAAAACTGAAATACCTTTATCAGTATTAAGTGAAGTAGATAAACATAAACTTGAAAAAGGAATTTTAGTTAAAAGTTTAGATGAAGTTATGAGTATAATAGAAGATTATAGCAGTTAG